One region of Triticum aestivum cultivar Chinese Spring chromosome 6B, IWGSC CS RefSeq v2.1, whole genome shotgun sequence genomic DNA includes:
- the LOC123140122 gene encoding inactive leucine-rich repeat receptor-like serine/threonine-protein kinase At1g60630 produces MKPPGAGALSPRHLLPLLLLLLYHLAAAGTAATDADALLALKSSLDASNRLPWHPSTARTLCTAWPGVRQCDPAGRVTKLVLENLNLTGPLTAALLAPLGELRVLSLKANALSGPVPDGLAAALPNLKLLYLAGNRLSGPLPASLALLHRATVLVLSGNRLSGRIPRELARVPRLTSLLLDGNLLTGPVPALPQSTLRALDVSGNRLSGQIPGVLARRFNASAFAGNAGLCGAPLAVPCVAAAAAPGPMSLSPATAAFAPLPPPGGSGGSSGRRRKTAIIAGSTVAGAVVLALLVAAAVTASRRGRGRNKRVAGDVDKGGLGTPEEQAEEDHQQQHRSANAALPPATNSAAAAVGGREFSWEREGIGRLVFCRGAAEAYSLEELLRASAETLGRGEAGSTYKAVMETGFIVTVKRMRCGDAGGAGGVGGGALEFGRRAEELGSVRHPNVVALRAYFQAKEERLLVYDYYPNGSLFSLVHGSRPSSKGKPLHWTSCMKIAEDIAAGLLHLHQQSLVHGNLKPSNVLLGPDFESCLTDYGLVPALHAAGGDASSASLLYRAPETRSSSSFTAASDVYSFGVLLLELLTGRAPFPDLLDQRGGADEVTAWVRAAREEEMSTESGGESAASGAAGPAEEKLGALVGVAASCVAADPGARPATAEALRMVREARAEAMSSSNSSDRSPARWSDAVIVGAPGPPTD; encoded by the exons ATGAAGCCCCCCGGAGCCGGAGCCCTCTCGCCTCGCCACCtcctgcccctcctcctcctcctgctctaccacctcgccgccgccggcaccgcaGCAACCGACGCCGACGCGCTGCTGGCACTAAAATCCTCCCTCGACGCATCCAACCGCCTCCCGTGGCACCCCTCCACGGCCCGCACCCTCTGCACCGCCTGGCCGGGCGTGCGCCAGTGCGACCCCGCCGGCCGCGTCACCAAGCTGGTCCTCGAGAACCTCAACCTCACGGGCCCGCtcaccgccgccctcctcgcgCCGCTCGGCGAACTCCGCGTCCTCAGCCTCAAGGCCAACGCGCTCTCCGGCCCCGTCCCCGACGGGCTCGCCGCCGCGCTCCCCAACCTCAAGCTGCTCTACCTCGCCGGCAACCGCCTCTCCGGCCCGCTCCCCGCCAGCCTCGCGCTGCTCCACCGCGCCACCGTGCTCGTGCTCTCCGGCAACCGCCTCTCCGGCCGGATCCCGCGCGAGCTCGCCcgggtgccgaggctcacctcgctGCTGCTCGACGGGAACCTGCTGACGGGGCCGGTGCCCGCGCTGCCGCAGAGCACGCTCCGGGCGCTCGACGTCTCCGGCAACCGGCTGTCGGGCCAGATCCCCGGCGTCCTCGCGAGGCGGTTCAACGCGTCGGCGTTCGCGGGCAATGCCGGGCTCTGCGGGGCGCCGCTCGCCGTGCCCTGCGTCGCGGCGGCGGCCGCTCCCGGGCCGATGTCGCTctcccccgccaccgccgcgtTCGCGCCGCTCCCTCCCCCCGGCGGGTCCGGTGGCAGCAGCGGCCGCCGCAGGAAGACCGCGATAATCGCCGGCTCGACGGTGGCGGGCGCGGTGGTGCTGGCCCTGCTGGTCGCGGCGGCGGTGACCGCGTctcggcgcgggcgcgggcgcaacAAGCGCGTGGCCGGCGACGTGGACAAGGGCGGGCTTGGCACGCCAgaggagcaggcggaggaggacCACCAGCAGCAGCACCGGTCGGCCAACGCAGCACTGCCGCCAGCGACGaactcagcggcggcggcggtgggcggtcGGGAGTTCTCGTGGGAGCGGGAGGGGATTGGGAGGCTGGTGTTCTGCAGGGGCGCGGCGGAGGCGTACAGCCTGGAGGAGCTGCTGCGGGCGTCGGCGGAGACGCTGGGGCGCGGGGAGGCCGGGAGCACGTACAAGGCGGTGATGGAGACGGGGTTCATCGTGACGGTGAAGCGGATGCGGTGCGGCGACGCGGGGGGCGCCGGCGGGGTGGGCGGCGGGGCTCTGGAGTTCGGGCGGCGGGCGGAGGAGCTGGGCAGCGTGCGGCACCCGAACGTGGTGGCGCTGCGGGCATACTTCCAGGccaaggaggagcggctgctggtgTACGACTACTACCCCAACGGCAGCCTCTTCTCCCTCGTCCACG GGTCTCGGCCGTCGAGCAAGGGCAAGCCGCTGCACTGGACCTCCTGCATGAAGATCGCTGAAGACATCGCCGCCGGCCTGCTCCACCTGCACCAACAATCACTTGTGCACGGCAACCTCAAGCCTTCCAACGTCCTCCTCGGCCCCGACTTCGAGTCCTGCCTCACCGACTACGGCCTCGTCCccgccctccacgccgccggcggCGACGCATCCTCCGCCTCCCTCCTCTACCGCGCCCCGGAGACCCGCTCCTCCTCGTCCTTCACGGCGGCGTCCGATGTGTACAGCTTCGGCGTGCTCCTGCTGGAGCTGCTTACGGGCCGGGCGCCGTTCCCGGACCTCCTGGACCAGCGCGGTGGTGCCGACGAGGTGACCGCCTGGGTGCGCGCCGCGCGCGAGGAGGAGATGTCCACGGAGTCGGGCGGCGAGTCGGCCGCGTCCGGCGCCGCCGGCCCTGCCGAAGAGAAGCTGGGCGCGTTGGTTGGCGTGGCGGCTTCGTGCGTGGCCGCGGACCCCGGCGCGCGGCCGGCCACGGCCGAGGCGCTGCGGATGGTGCGGGAGGCGCGCGCAGAGGCCATGTCATCGTCCAACAGCAGCGACCGCTCGCCCGCGCGCTGGTCCGACGCCGTCATCGTCGGCGCGCCGGGGCCGCCGACGGACTGA
- the LOC123135256 gene encoding putative invertase inhibitor yields the protein MRRRWQALSLCLVILLFILVSSSASTLQDTCKTVAVNNKDIGYDYCIKFFQANNASATADKRGLGDIATKISRAAALDIRKRIDTLMASEKDKTVHGRLSDCRVLYSAAVNMLESAANLNAVISGTDTCEQGFRVLGVTSPLAADDANFIKDCSIALIITSSLL from the coding sequence ATGAGGCGGCGTTGGCAAGCTCTCTCCCTCTGTCTTGTCATCCTGCTCTTCATCCTTGTCTCGTCCAGCGCTTCCACTCTACAAGACACGTGCAAGACCGTCGCCGTAAATAACAAGGACATCGGCTATGACTATTGCATCAAGTTTTTCCAGGCCAACAATGCCAGCGCCACCGCCGACAAGCGCGGCCTCGGCGACATCGCCACCAAGATTAGCCGCGCAGCAGCCTTGGACATCCGCAAGCGCATCGACACCCTCATGGCTTCGGAGAAGGACAAGACGGTCCATGGGCGCCTCTCCGACTGCCGCGTGCTGTACTCAGCCGCGGTCAACATGCTCGAGTCGGCGGCAAACCTCAATGCCGTGATATCGGGCACCGACACCTGTGAGCAAGGGTTCCGCGTGCTAGGCGTTACTTCACCACTAGCCGCCGATGACGCCAACTTCATTAAGGACTGCTCCATTGCTCTTATTATCACGAGCTCGTTGTTGTAA